In Asticcacaulis sp. SL142, the sequence ATTTCACCCGCATGGTCGATACGTCCGATGCGTGGATACGTGAGCGTACCGGCATTGCTCAGCGCCATAAGGCTGCCGACAATCAGGTTACCAGCGATCTGGCCGTCGAAGCGGCTAAGGTCGCGTTGGAGGCGGCGGGGAAGTCTGCGGATCAGATTGATCTGATCATCGTTGCGACCACGACTCCCGACATGACCTTTCCGTCAACGGCATCGGTGGTTCAGCGCAAACTGGGTGTACCTGCGGGGGCGGCGTTTGATGTGCAGGCCGTGTGCTCCGGATTTGTCTATGCCTTAAGCGTTGCTGACGGTTTTGTGGCGCGTGGGCTTTCCAAATGTGCGCTGGTTATTGGTGCCGAAGTCATGAGCCGTATTATTGACTATACTGACCGCGGCACCTGTATTCTGTTCGGGGATGGGGCTGGCGCGGTGATCCTTGAGCCGGTCGAAGGCGAGGGGACGCCGCAGGATCGCGGAATTTTGGGCTTCGATTTGCAATGCGACGGTACGAAAACGGATTTGTTATATGTCGATGGTGGCTTATTCGATTCTGATTTCCGGGCGGGCAAGATCCGTATGCAGGGCAATCAGGTCTTTAAGCATGCGGTCCATAAAATCTCTCAGGCCGTAGAATCTGCGGTTCAAAAATCGAACATCTCCATAGCCGATATTGACTGGTTCATCCCCCATCAGGCCAATCAGCGCATCCTCAAGGGCGTGGCTGACCGGCTTGGCCTTGATGAGCATAAGGTGATTTCGACAGTGGCGACCCATGCCAATACCTCAGCCGCGTCTATTCCTCTGGCGTGGTGGGAAGGGGTGCGTGACGGTCGCGTGAAGCCCGGTGATCTGGTGCTGATCGAG encodes:
- a CDS encoding beta-ketoacyl-ACP synthase III produces the protein MRILRTAVTGVGGYLPEHILTNDDFTRMVDTSDAWIRERTGIAQRHKAADNQVTSDLAVEAAKVALEAAGKSADQIDLIIVATTTPDMTFPSTASVVQRKLGVPAGAAFDVQAVCSGFVYALSVADGFVARGLSKCALVIGAEVMSRIIDYTDRGTCILFGDGAGAVILEPVEGEGTPQDRGILGFDLQCDGTKTDLLYVDGGLFDSDFRAGKIRMQGNQVFKHAVHKISQAVESAVQKSNISIADIDWFIPHQANQRILKGVADRLGLDEHKVISTVATHANTSAASIPLAWWEGVRDGRVKPGDLVLIEALGGGLTWAAAAIRL